In the Rhizobium sp. SSA_523 genome, CGTTTTGAGAAATGCTTGCATTTTAACCGAGACGCTTCAAAACAGCTGAACCGCTTCAAATTGCACCAAGACCGAGCCAGCGCCCATCCGCTGTGATCTCGATCATCAATGTCGACAGCAGACCACGAGGAGAGAGCTTTGACCCAGACCGGACCGGCTTCCACCATGTTCATCACCAGGCAGACGGCGCTTGCCGCCCCGGCCGATTCAGGCGCATCGCCTGCGCCATCGCATGCCGCGCCGGAGCTTGGAGCCCTTCCCGTCTGGCAATTGCAGGATCTCTATCCCGCTGCCGAAAGCCAGGCCTTTCGGACCGATCTCGACCGCTCGCTCGACCTGGCCAGGGCTTTCGAAAACCGCTGGAAGGGCCGGCTGGCCGAGGCCGCGGCGCAATCGGGAGACCAGGGTCTGGGCGCGGCAATCGCCGACTATGAGGCGATCAGCGACCTCACCGGGCGGATCGGCTCGTTTGCCGGCCTCACCTATTTCTCCGATACGTCCAATCCCGCCAATGGCAAGCTGTGGGGCGACATCCAGTCGAAACTGACGGACCTCTCTGCGCATCTTCTGTTCTTCACGCTGGAACTGAACCGGGTGGATGACGCCCTGATCGAGGCGGCGCTTGAAAGGGATGCCCGGGCGGCGCATTACGCACCCTGGATCCTGGACCTGCGCAAGGACAAGCCGCACCAGCTGGATGACCGGCTGGAGCAGTTGTTCCTCGAAAAATCCATGACCAGCGCCGCCGCCTTCAACCGCCTGTTCGACGAGACGCTGGCCGATCTGCGCTTCGAGGTGGACGGCGAAATGCTGCCGCTGGAACTCACATTGAACCTGCTGCAGGAGCCGGAGGAAGCGGTGCGCGCCAAGGCGGCGAAGGCGCTTTCGGCGACGTTCAAGGACAATCTGCGCGTCTTCACGCTGATCACCAATACGCTTTCGAAGGACAAGGCTATTTCCGACCGCTGGCGCGGCTTCGAGGACATTGCCGATAGCCGCCACCTTGCCAACCGCGTGGAACGCGATGTCGTCGATGCCCTGGCCGCTGCCGTTCGCGAGGCCTATCCGCGTCTGTCGCATCGCTATTATGCGATGAAGGCCAGGTGGCTCGGCATGGACGTCATGAACTACTGGGATCGCAATGCCCCCCTGCCCGATACGCCGCGCGCCCTTATTCCCTGGGAAACGGCGCGTGAGACCGTGCTGTCGGCCTATGGCGACTTCGCCCCGGAAATGGCCGCCATCGCCCGCCGCTTCTTTGACGAAAAATGGATCGATGCCCCTGCCAGGCCCGGCAAGGCACCGGGCGCCTTCGCCCATCCGACCGTCCCCTCGGCGCATCCTTACGTGCTCGTCAACTATCTCGGCAAGCCGCGCGACGTGATGACACTCGCCCATGAGCTCGGCCATGGCGTGCATCAGGTGCTGGCGTCCGATCAGGGCGCCCTGATGTGCGACACGCCGCTGACCTTGGCCGAAACCGCCTCGGTCTTCGGCGAGATGCTGACCTTCCGTGCCCTTCTCGACAAGACGGTCGACAAGCGCGAGCGCAAGGCCATGCTGGCGCAGAAGGTGGAGGACATGATCAATACGGTCGTGCGCCAGATCGCTTTCTACGAATTCGAGCGCAAGCTGCACACGGCGCGCAAGGACGGTGAACTGACGGCAGAACAGATCGGCGCGCTGTGGCTGTCTGTGCAGGGCGACAGCCTGGGGCCGGCGATCCGGATTTCCGAGGGCTACGAGACCTGGTGGGCCTATATCCCGCATTTCATCCACTCGCCCTTCTACGTCTATGCCTATGCCTTTGGCGACTGCCTGGTAAACTCGCTCTATGCGGTCTACCAGAATGCCGAGGAGGGGTTTCAGCAGAAATATTTCGAGCTGCTGAAGGCCGGCGGCACCAAGCATCATTCGCAGCTGCTGGCGCCTTTCGGCCTCGACGCCACCGATCCGGCTTTCTGGAGCAAGGGCCTGTCGATGATCGAAGGGCTGATCGACGAGCTGGAAGCACTCGACCGGGAGATCGGCCAGCCCGCCTCCTGAGGCTTTTTTCGGCCGCGGCCGGGCGGATGACGGTCCGCCCGGCTTCAGCCTTCGCCGAAACCTCTGGAGAAGCGGATTTTCCCAATGCTCCAGTCGAAGCTCGCCCTTTTCAAGCCCGGATTGCCGGTCTTGAATGATCGGGACATTCTCGATTCGTATGGTTGAGGCACACGAAGGACCCATGGCTATTCACGACGCGCTGCGCAGCAGGCCGGCCGCACCGGAAGACGCGGACATGACGCAGAAGACCGCCGCGGCCCCATCCGGCGCGACACGCAAGAGCGCCAGGGCAAGCAAGCCATCTGGCAAGTCATCCGGCAAGCCATCCCGCAAGTCATCCCGCAAGTCATCGGGCAAGCCATCTGGCGGGCAATCCGGAAAACGCCAGGCGGAGGAATTCCTGCTCATCGAGACCCTGCGCTGGGAGCCGGATCATGGTTTTCTGCGGCTGGACCAGCATCTGCGCCGGCTGAACCGCTCGGCGGACGCGCTTGGTTTCCGCCAGCCGGACGATGCGAAGGAGCAATTGGCCGCAGCCGTCTTCGGCGACAGGCCGCTGCGCATGCGGCTGACGATGAATTATCGCGGCCGGATCGAGCTTGCCGCGACCGAATTCGAGGCCGAGCCGCAGGATCGCGTCTGGAGGGTGAGGATCGCCAGACAAAGGCTCCGCTCGGACGACACGCTGTTCCGCCACAAGACGACGAGGCGCGAACCCTATGATGCCGCCCGCGCCGAGTTCGACCGGGCGGAGGCCGACGAAGTCCTCCTGCTCAACGAGCGCGGCGAAGTGTGCGAGGGCACGATCACCAATCTCTTCGTCGAGGCGGCGGACGGCATCCTGCTCACCCCGCCGCTGTCCTGCGGCCTTCTGCCGGGCGTGTTGCGCGCCGAACTCATCCGGGAGGGTCGGGCAAGGTCGCAGGTCCTCATGCCCGAGGATCTGCGCGAGGCAAAGATCTTCGTCGGCAATTCGCTGCGCGGCCTGATTCCGGCCCGTCTGGTGGAGCCATGAGCAGGCCGGCCTACGCGCCCTATGCCACCAGCTTCCGCCCGTTCACGATCGGCCTTGCGGCGCTCGATCCGCGGCGGCTGATCGAACCGGACGGGACGCTTCGCCTCTATCTCGACGAAAAGGAGGAGATCGCACGCAATCACCGTCACGAAATCTTCCGGGCAACAGAAGACAGTCTCGCCGCGCAACAGGAATGCCTTGACCTGATCCTTGCCCATCTGGAGCAGTATCATCGCGATACCCATCGCCGCAGGGGCGATGTCATGGAGGTTGCCGGGCGCCGGGTTGAGCTTTGCGATCCTTCGCTGCCGCCGCTGATGCGGGCCGGCTTTCTCGTGCAGGACGATCTTGTCCTCATGCGCCGGCGGCAGGCGGGCTGGTCGATCACGGCCGCGCATCTCTCCTTTCCCTCCTCCTGGCGGCTGGCGGAGAAATTCGACCGGCCGATGGAAGAGGTGCATGCGACGGTTCCCGGCTTCGCGGGCGGCACGCGCAATGCGGCCATGATCAACCGGATCTTCGACAATCTCGCCGTGGACAGGCCGGCGGTCCGCTTCAACTGGTCGATCAACTGGAAGCAGAAGCTCTTCCACCCCGAAAGCGGCCAGGATGAGGGCGCAACGCCGCAGGACGCCGTCGTGCGGGTCGAGCGGCAGACCCTTTCGCGCCTGCCGGTATCCGGCGATCTGCTGTTCACCATCCGCATCTATCTCGACCCGGTGGCGGGCCTCAGCACGAGCGACGATGCCGGCGAACTGATGCATGCGCTGGCCGATCAGCTTGATCTGCTGACGCCCGAGCAGGCTGGATACAAGAGCCTGGGGGCCCGGCGCGGCGCCTTGATCGCGACGCTTCGGGCAGAAGCGGAAAGACTGGGTTTCTCCACAAGAACTGCCACAGGACTGTCGTTTTGACGCTCTTTATTGTGTCGGTATTTTGTGATCTAGACCACAATCACGAAAGCAGACCCAGGCGCGATACAAGAGACCGCGCCGACAACACCGGCCCCGCCGCCTGCGCGGGGGACCGAAGGAGTGACGACAGATGACAGACAACGCCCATCCGGTTCATGGCGAAATCACCGGGCCCATCGTGATGATCGGCTTCGGCTCGATCGGCCGCGGCACGCTGCCGTTGATCGAACGGCATTTCAAATTCGACAAGAGCCGGATGGTGGTGATCGATCCGCGGGACGACGACAAGGCGATCCTGGAAGAGCACGGCGTGAAATTCATCCAGGCCCATGTCACCAAGGATAATTACAAGCATCTGCTGAAGCCGCTGCTGACCGAAGGCGAGGGCCAGGGCTTCTGCGTCAATCTCTCCGTCGATACCGGCTCGCTGGATCTCATCAAGTTCTGCCGCAAGCTCGACGTCCTGTATATCGATACGGTGGTCGAACCCTGGCTCGGCTTCTATTTCGACAAGACGATGAAGAATGCGGAGCGCACGAATTATGCGCTGCGCGAAACCGTGCGCAGCGAAAAGCGGAAGAATCCGGGCGGCACGACGGCCGTCTCCTGCTGCGGCGCCAATCCCGGCATGGTCTCCTGGTTCGTCAAGCAGGCGCTGGTCAATGTCGCCAAGGATGTCGGTCTCGACGTCGAGGAACCGGCCCAGGACGACCGGGACGGCTGGGCCAAGCTCATGAAGAAGGTGGGCGTGAAGGGCATCCACATTGCCGAACGCGACACGCAGCGGGCCAAGAACCCGAAGCCGCTCAACGTCTTCTGGAACACCTGGTCGGTGGAAGGCTTCATTTCCGAAGGCCTGCAGCCCTCCGAGCTCGGCTGGGGCACGCATGAGAAGTGGATGCCGAAAAACGCCAAGAAGCACAAGAAGGGCAACAAGGCGGCCATCTATCTCGAGCAGCCCGGCGCCAATACCCGCGTGCGCACCTGGTGCCCGACGCCCGGCCCGCAATACGGCTTCCTCGTGACGCATAATGAATCGATCTCGATCGCCGATTACTTCACCGTGGAAAAGGATGGCGAGCCCGTCTACCGTCCGACCTGCCATTATGCCTATCATCCGGCCAATGATGCGGTGCTTTCCCTGCACGAAATGTTCGGCAATGGCGGGACGGCCCAGCCGGTTCTGCATGTTCTCGACGAGAACGAGCTGGTGGACGGCGTCGATGAACTCGGCGTGCTGCTCTACGGCCACGACAAGAACGCCTACTGGTATGGCTCGCGCCTGTCCCTGGAGGAAACCCGCAAGCTGGCGCCTTACCAGAACGCAACGGGCCTGCAGGTAACCTCGGCCGTTCTCGCCGGCATGGTCTGGGCGCTGGAAAACCCGAAAGCCGGCATCGTGGAAGCCGACGAGATGGATTACCGCCGTTGCCTCGAAGTGCAGTCGCCCTATCTCGGCCCGGTCGAAGGCCATTACACCGATTGGACGCCGCTCGACGGCCGCCCCGGCCTCTTCCCCGAGGATCTCGACGAGAAGGATCCCTGGCAGTTCCGCAACATCCTCGTGCGCGTCTGAGGAAGACGGGCGACGGCCGCGTCGAGACGGCTCGGTGCCGAGGAAAAGGAAAGGCGGGCTGTGAAAGCGCCCGCCTTGCATTACATATCGTTCGTGCCATCGTCGTTGATGCGACGAAAAGGTTCACGAATCGCCGGAGACGAAGAATGAAGATCAAAGCGAGCCTTGGGCTCATCCCCGCGCTCATCACCGCGACCGCCATGCTTTCGGCATGCGTGGCCAATCCTGGCCCCCGT is a window encoding:
- a CDS encoding homospermidine synthase; translated protein: MTDNAHPVHGEITGPIVMIGFGSIGRGTLPLIERHFKFDKSRMVVIDPRDDDKAILEEHGVKFIQAHVTKDNYKHLLKPLLTEGEGQGFCVNLSVDTGSLDLIKFCRKLDVLYIDTVVEPWLGFYFDKTMKNAERTNYALRETVRSEKRKNPGGTTAVSCCGANPGMVSWFVKQALVNVAKDVGLDVEEPAQDDRDGWAKLMKKVGVKGIHIAERDTQRAKNPKPLNVFWNTWSVEGFISEGLQPSELGWGTHEKWMPKNAKKHKKGNKAAIYLEQPGANTRVRTWCPTPGPQYGFLVTHNESISIADYFTVEKDGEPVYRPTCHYAYHPANDAVLSLHEMFGNGGTAQPVLHVLDENELVDGVDELGVLLYGHDKNAYWYGSRLSLEETRKLAPYQNATGLQVTSAVLAGMVWALENPKAGIVEADEMDYRRCLEVQSPYLGPVEGHYTDWTPLDGRPGLFPEDLDEKDPWQFRNILVRV
- a CDS encoding aminotransferase class IV family protein, with protein sequence MLIETLRWEPDHGFLRLDQHLRRLNRSADALGFRQPDDAKEQLAAAVFGDRPLRMRLTMNYRGRIELAATEFEAEPQDRVWRVRIARQRLRSDDTLFRHKTTRREPYDAARAEFDRAEADEVLLLNERGEVCEGTITNLFVEAADGILLTPPLSCGLLPGVLRAELIREGRARSQVLMPEDLREAKIFVGNSLRGLIPARLVEP
- a CDS encoding DUF3445 domain-containing protein, which codes for MSRPAYAPYATSFRPFTIGLAALDPRRLIEPDGTLRLYLDEKEEIARNHRHEIFRATEDSLAAQQECLDLILAHLEQYHRDTHRRRGDVMEVAGRRVELCDPSLPPLMRAGFLVQDDLVLMRRRQAGWSITAAHLSFPSSWRLAEKFDRPMEEVHATVPGFAGGTRNAAMINRIFDNLAVDRPAVRFNWSINWKQKLFHPESGQDEGATPQDAVVRVERQTLSRLPVSGDLLFTIRIYLDPVAGLSTSDDAGELMHALADQLDLLTPEQAGYKSLGARRGALIATLRAEAERLGFSTRTATGLSF
- a CDS encoding M3 family oligoendopeptidase, which encodes MFITRQTALAAPADSGASPAPSHAAPELGALPVWQLQDLYPAAESQAFRTDLDRSLDLARAFENRWKGRLAEAAAQSGDQGLGAAIADYEAISDLTGRIGSFAGLTYFSDTSNPANGKLWGDIQSKLTDLSAHLLFFTLELNRVDDALIEAALERDARAAHYAPWILDLRKDKPHQLDDRLEQLFLEKSMTSAAAFNRLFDETLADLRFEVDGEMLPLELTLNLLQEPEEAVRAKAAKALSATFKDNLRVFTLITNTLSKDKAISDRWRGFEDIADSRHLANRVERDVVDALAAAVREAYPRLSHRYYAMKARWLGMDVMNYWDRNAPLPDTPRALIPWETARETVLSAYGDFAPEMAAIARRFFDEKWIDAPARPGKAPGAFAHPTVPSAHPYVLVNYLGKPRDVMTLAHELGHGVHQVLASDQGALMCDTPLTLAETASVFGEMLTFRALLDKTVDKRERKAMLAQKVEDMINTVVRQIAFYEFERKLHTARKDGELTAEQIGALWLSVQGDSLGPAIRISEGYETWWAYIPHFIHSPFYVYAYAFGDCLVNSLYAVYQNAEEGFQQKYFELLKAGGTKHHSQLLAPFGLDATDPAFWSKGLSMIEGLIDELEALDREIGQPAS